TCTTCGTTCAGGGCCCTGCGCAAGGCCGAGATCTGGGCGCTGGTCCGCTCCGGATTGACCATATCGACCGCATCTCCCGTACAGCCCCGGAACAGGGCGGGAGGCAGGGACCATTTGCCGCGGGAGACGTCCTTCAGATTGTACAGCTCGACGTTGGTGATGCAGCCTTGGCAGTCATAGAGGATCTCCAGCGTATCGACCACTGACAGATTGCTCAGATTCAGGGTGAAGCGTGAACTGGAGTAAAACCGGGCGAGCCTGGGGACCAGCTCCCCCGGCGTGAGGCGCAGCATCGGAGGAACCTGCGGATCGTCCTGGGGAATGGTAGGGTCGTGAAGCTCCGGATTGCGGCAGGGTTGCAGGTAGCGCGTGATGATGAGTTCCGAGTCGATGGCGTTCAGATTGTCGAGACGGGTCTGCAATTCCTTGCGCCGGGCCTCGTCGGCGGTTTCATATTCCAGACTTATTGCCTGGGCCGCCTGCTTCAGTTTGGGCTGCATGCCGGTCTGGATGTGTTTGGCCAGGTGCAGCAGCGACGGCTGTCCTTCTCCCACGAAGCGTCTGAATTCCTTTTCGTCGAGGGGATCGAGATCCAGACCGTATTCCGCATTCATGGCCTGGCGGTGCATGGCGTTATAGGCCGCCAGAGCTCTGAACACGTATTGCTGCTGGTAGGCCGAGACCTCCCGGCCTTCCTTCATGACGGCCTGAACCGGTTTTTCCGCCATGAAGGCGCGGAAGGATTTGGGATCCGTATATCCCTGAGGCTCCCAGATGCAACGGACGTATTTTCCCCGGAACTGCGAGGAAACCTCGATGCCGATGCGGATCTGCATGTCCATGATGCTGGCGGCCTCGAGCAGTTCGTCGGCCACCTCGGGATCGACATAATTGTAGTAGACCACCGTCAGGAAGCGGATGCCCTTGATCCAGGCGTCCATGACCAGATGCGTCGGGGATTTGCGGCCTTTGGTGTTGGCGTCGTGGACGTGGTCGTCGAAGGCCAGCTGGTTCCATGCTTCGGGCATCTCCAGAAGATGGTATTTTTCCAGTTCGGCCCGCACGACGCGAGGTTTGCCGGAGGAGACCATGCGGAAATCGTGGGCCAGCCGCAGCTGGGTGTCCTCGTCTTCCCGGTTCCGGATGAGTTCCTTCATGATCTGGAGCTGCACCCGGGCCGTGTTTTTCTGCAGGTAGGAGGTTGAGGCGAGGATGACCTCGTCCTTCAGCGATCTGAGAGAGGCCAGGCGGTTCGCCGAATTGCCGCCTTCCAGAGAGCCGAGCAGGTTGGCGATGGCATAGGCGATGCGCAGCACCTGCGGCACCGCCATTTCCTTGATGCCGTGCGGGTGCATGTAGGGTGCAAGCAGTGTGCGGATGTTCTGGCTTTGGGGGGAGCGGGCCAGGACATCGTTGACGATCCGCAGCAGCGTGAAATCGTTGGTGTCGAAAAACAGTCGGGGATGGGCCATGGACGCTCCCGTATTAGACAGTGATTCAGGCCCGGCTGTCGCTTGGCTGCTGTTCGGCCAGTGTTTTTTTACGGTAGGCGTCTTCCAGCTTGTAGAGAAGATCCTCCAGATCGGCCGGCTTCATCAGATAGTCGAAAGCGCCGTGGTCCATGCCTTCCATTGCCGCGTCCACGCTGGCGTGGCCGGTGAGCATGATTACTTCCGTGGTCGGCCACTGGGTCTTGATATGTTTGAGTACTTCAAGACCGCCCATGCCCGGCATTTTGACATCCAGCACAACGACATCTCTCGGTTTTTCGGCCAGCAGGGCCAGGGCCTCCTCGCCCCTGGACACGCCCTGGGCCGCGATGCCGCGTTTGAGCAGCCGTTTGACGATGGTACGCAAAAAATCTTCTTCGTCATCGACGAGCAGTACGGAAAGGTTTTCCATTTCAGCTCCTTGATTCAATCTGCCGGTTGACCGCCGGGGCGTGTGTTCCAAGTGTCACATAGACCGGGAGCCTCTCAGGAGGCAATGCTCTTCTTGTCCCCGCGCGCCATCTTTTTCGGTGTTTCCGGGTGAAAGGGGAAATGTCGTTTGGGCGTGCAGGCTGGTCCGGGCGGAAGAATTGTCAGGCGTCGAGCCGGAGAAGGCTGGCAGGAGTGAACGCAGTCCGTGTTCAAGCCGCGTTGTCAACAAATTTTTCAGGTGGAAGTGCGCTCAATTGAACAAGTACAGCCAGGATTGTGAGGGGCTTCTGTCTCGCCAGCCGGATTCAGGCTGTGAGGGGGGCGAATGTGCCGTTTGTCAGGCGGGCCAGATCTTCCGGGGAGAGTTCGATTTCGAGGCCGCGCCGTCCCGCGCTGACGAAGATGGTGGGATGATTCCGGGCGGAGGCGTCGATGAATGTTCGCAGCCGCTTTTTCTGCCCCAGCGGGCTGATGCCGCCCAGCACATAGCCCGTGGCGCGTTCGGCCTGGTGGGTGTCGGCCATGGCCGCTTTTTTGCTTCCGGCGGCTTTGGCGAGGTGCTTCAGGCCGAGCATGGACTCCACCGGCACGATGCCTACGACCAGCTCCGCGCCTGCATCGACGATCAGGGTCTTGAAGATGCGCTCCGGGGCGGCGCCGAGTTTTTCGGCCGCTTCCAGACCATAGGACGGTGCGGACGGATTATGCTCGTATTCGTGCACGGTGAAGGCAATGCCGGCTTTTTTGGCGGACAGGATGGCGGGCGTCATGGGTTTCGCCCGTAGCCTCCTGATCCGGAAATGTCCATGTGCCGAAAAAAACCGGGAGTCTGCACAGACTCCCGGCAGGCGTTAAATCGTGGCGGATGCGCTGTCTCCGAGGCAGATCTTGATGTCTTCGACGCTGACCACCGGGATGTCGTGCTTCCCGGAGAATTCCAGGATTTCAGGCATACGGGCCATGGTGCCGTCCGGATTGGTCAGTTCGCAGAGCACTCCATAGGGTTTCAGGTCGGCCATGCGCATCAGGTCTACGGTGGCTTCGGTGTGTCCTTCGCGCTCCAGTACTCCGCCGGGCCTGGAGGGGAAAAACATGGCCGGGGCGGTTCAAATCGGAAGGCACGGCATTGTCGGCGATGGCCGCCTGGACCGTGCGCAGGCGGTCAGTGGCGGACACTCCGGTGGTGACCCCGCGTGCGGCTTCGATGCTTACGGTGAAGGCGGTCTGGTAGCGGCTGGAATTTTTTGCGGCCATGGGGGGCAGGTCCAGAGCGCGGACTTTTGCTTCCGGCAGGCACAGACAGACGATGCCGCTGCATTCCCGGATAAGCATCGCCATCTGGGCCGTAGTCAGATTCTGGGCGGCGAAAACGAGGTCTCCCTCATTTTCGCGATCCTCATTGTCTGTGACCAGAACGCCGTGTCCCCGGCGCAGGGAGTCCAGCGCGCGTCTTACGCGGGTGTGAGGGGAGGCGGTGGAGTGGGGCTGATTCACGTGTGTTCTCCTTGGAAGCGGGGCGTGAATCAGGGCGCGGCCGAAACCGTCCACCCCGAGTGAACGGCGGCCGTTTTCTCTTCCATCCGGACTGTGACCGTCGGCTCCGGTTTCGCACCGGATCTGCTGACCTCCCGAAATTACGGGAGCGCTCGCGGGCTTTCCGTCCGTGGACGGATTACCGCCGGTGGGGACTTCCACCCCGCCCTGAGAAAGAGAAACGATGCTCCCCATTCGAATGTGTTGTCAATGCATCCGTACATTCATGCCGGATAATCGCAGTCTGCCGGCAAGTTCCGGTGGCAGTGCCCCTTCTGGGGGTGCATTTTCGTGCGCAGTCCGCCATTGCCTTCCACCGTCCATGGGCGTAACAGCCCGCCTTCCGCCACAGGGGCTTTTCCTTGTGGCTTTTTTTTCCACTCGTTACGAAGGATGTGCCATGATTCAGATACAGGCCGGAAGTTCTGTGGAGTCGCAATGCGGCAAATGCAAGACCGTCACGGATCATCATGTGGTGGCCATGGACGGGGACCAGGTGGCCAAGGTGGAATGCAAGGTCTGCGGCGCACGCCACGCCTACAAGCCGCCCAAATCCGCCGCGTCCGTTTCGGCCGCGCCGAAGGTGCGCTCCTCGCGGGCCGCTTCGCCCAAGGCCGCGTCATCCAAAGCGCCCGCACCCCGGCGCACGTCGTCCGCGCTCTGGGAACAGTCTGTGGCCGGCGCGGCTTCGGTTCCTTATGACATGGCCGGAGTCTTTCAGGCCGGGGATGTCATCGAGCATGCCGTCTTTGGGCTGGGCGCGGTCCAGAAGTTCATGCGCCCCAACACCATAGAAGTTCTGTTTGCCGACGGCGTGCGCAATCTGCGCTGCGGCGGGGGCCGCTAAAGACACTGCCGTTTTTTTGAAGGAGATACGATGCAGCACAACGAAAAGACCAGAAATATAGCCATCATCGCCCACGTCGACCACGGAAAGACCACGCTGGTGGACGCTATGTTTCGCCAGTCCGGCGTGTTCAGGGAAAACCAGGCCGTGGACGACCGGGTCATGGACTCCATGGATCTGGAACGCGAGCGCGGTATCACCATCGCGGCCAAGAACTGTTCCGTGCGGTGGCGGGACGTGAAGATCAACATCGTGGACACGCCGGGCCACTCCGATTTCGGCGGCGAGGTGGAGCGCGCCATGTCCATGGTGGACGGCGCGGTGCTGCTGGTGGACTCTTCCGAAGGCCCTCTGCCCCAGACCCGCTTCGTGCTGAAGAAAGCCCTGGACGCGGGGCTGCCCATCCTGGTGGTGGTGAACAAGATCGACCGCGCCGACGCCCGTCCCGGGGAAGTGCTGAACGAGGTCTACGACCTGTTCATCGACCTCGGTGCCGACGAGAACCAGCTGGAGTTTCCGGTTTTGTACGCCGTGGGCCGCGACGGCGTGGCCTCGCCGACGCTGGAGGAGCGCGGGGAGAACCTGCACTGCCTGTTTGATCTGATCGTGGACCGCATCCCCGGTCCGCTTTTTGACCCGTCCGCGCCTTTCCAGATGCTGGTCTCGGATCTGGGCTACTCGGACTATCTGGGACGCCTGATCATCGGCAAGATCAAGGCCGGGCGTCTGCAGGACAAGACCGACCTGCTGTGCATGGGCGAGGGCGGGACCCAGACGCCCTTCCGGCCCACCAGAATCCAGGCCTACGAGGGCTTGCAGCTCGCGGATCAGCAGCAGGTGGAAATGGGCGACATTGTGGTCCTGGCCGGGCTGGACAAAGTGTGCATCGGAGACACCATCTGCCTGAAGGAGAGCCCGGTGGTCCTGCCGCGCATCGATGTGGATGAGCCCACGGTGGCCATGCGCTTCACCATCAACACCTCGCCCTTTGCCGGGCGCGAGGGCAAGATCGTACAGTCACGCAAGATCAAGGAGCGCCTGGAGAAGGAAGCCCTGACCAACGTGGCCATCCAGGTGGAGGAGAGCGAGGACAAGGATTTCATGATCGTCAAGGGCCGGGGGGAATTCCAGCTGGCCATCATCATCGAGACCATGCGCCGGGAAGGCTTCGAGCTGGGCGTGGGACGGCCCGAAGTCATCTACAGGAAGGAGGGCGGCAGGCTGCTGGAACCTTTGGAGCGCGTGTATGTGGACTGCGATGAGGCGTTCATGGGCGTGGTCACGGAAAAATTGTCCATCCGCCGGGGCAAGCTGGTCAACCTGTCCAACAACGGCGGCGGCCGGGCGAGGATGGAGTTTTCCGCGCCGTCGCGGGCCCTCATCGGCTACCGCGACGAATTTCTGACGGACACCAAGGGTACGGGAATCATGAATTCCCTGTTCGACGGCTATGGCGAGTACCGCGGCGACTTTCCGACCCGTTTTTCGGGCTCCCTCGTCTCGGACCGGCAGGGGCAGGCCGTGCCTTACGCCATATTCAATCTGGAGCCGCGCGGGCGTATGTTCGTGCAGCCCGGGGACGCCGTGTACGAGGGCATGATCATCGGCGAGCACAACCGGGACAACGATATCGATGTCAATCCCACCAAGGAAAAGAAGCTGACCAACCTCCGCGCCTCGGGCAAGGACGAGGCCATAATCCTGACGCCGGTCCTGCCCATGACCCTGGAAAAGGCGCTCAACTTCATCCGCGACGATGAAATGGTGGAAGTTACGCCTCTCAGTATCCGGTTGCGCAAGGTCGAACTTTCGGCACAAAAACGCCACACCATGTCGGCGCGGAAGAAAAAAGCGGATGGAAAACAAGGATAAACGCTTTTTTCAAGTAGCTGGCATGCCCTCTGCATACCCTTCTTGGCCGCGCCATTTCTGCCGGAATCAGTTCCGCGGAAAGGGCACGGTCTGTTGCGGGGTGGCTTTTGCGGCGGTTTTCCGGACTCAATCCGGGCGGATGGCGGGACCAGAGGGCCGAATTCCGGCCTGAGGCGAAACACCGGGTTTCGCGCAGCCCGCGTCCGCTCCAGCCAATTACCCGCGGGTGCGATCATGAAGCGAAATCACGATGTCATCATTGTCGGCGGAGGGCCGGCCGGGCTGTTTGCGGCCTTTCATCTGGCGGAACATTCGGATCTGAAGGTTCTTCTGCTCGAAAAGGGGCGCGGAACCGGAACCCGCAACTGTCCCCTGACCGGCGACCAGGACTGCGTACGCTGCAAGCCGTGTAACATTCTCTCCGGCATGGGCGGGGCCGGACTTTTCTCCGACGGCAAGCTCAATTTCATTCACAAGCTGGGCAAGACCGATCTGACTCAGTTCATGAGCGCCGGCCGGGCCATGGCTCTGATCGACGAAACCGAGGCCATCTTCAACCGCTTCGGCATGGACGGACAGGTCTACCCCACGGACATGGAAGCGGCCAGGGCCATCCGCAAGGACGCCCGCAAGTTCGGCATCGACCTGCTGGTCATCAGACAGAAGCATCTGGGCAGCGACAATCTGCCCGGCCACATCGCCGGCATGGTGGAGCATATCCGGTCCAGGGGCGTGACTGTGACCACGGGCGAGGAAGCCCTGGATATTCTGGTGGAGAACGGCCGCGCGGCCGGGGTGGTCACAACCAGGGGCGAGTACCGGGCGGATCGCGTCATCCTCGCTCCGGGCCGGGTGGGCGCGGAATGGATGGGGCAGCTGGCCCGCCGTCATGGTCTGGCTGTGACCCAGCGCGGCATCGAAGTGGGCGTACGGGTGGAAGTGCACAACGAGATCATGCAGGATCTGTGTTCCATCATCTACGACCCGACTTTTTTCATCCGCACCGGCAAGTATGACGATCTGACCCGGACATTCTGCACCAATTACGGCGGCTTCATCGCCCAGGAAAACTATCAGGATTTCGTCTGCGTGAACGGTCACGCCT
Above is a window of Desulfomicrobium orale DSM 12838 DNA encoding:
- a CDS encoding response regulator, yielding MENLSVLLVDDEEDFLRTIVKRLLKRGIAAQGVSRGEEALALLAEKPRDVVVLDVKMPGMGGLEVLKHIKTQWPTTEVIMLTGHASVDAAMEGMDHGAFDYLMKPADLEDLLYKLEDAYRKKTLAEQQPSDSRA
- the ybaK gene encoding Cys-tRNA(Pro) deacylase, producing the protein MTPAILSAKKAGIAFTVHEYEHNPSAPSYGLEAAEKLGAAPERIFKTLIVDAGAELVVGIVPVESMLGLKHLAKAAGSKKAAMADTHQAERATGYVLGGISPLGQKKRLRTFIDASARNHPTIFVSAGRRGLEIELSPEDLARLTNGTFAPLTA
- the typA gene encoding translational GTPase TypA, with the protein product MQHNEKTRNIAIIAHVDHGKTTLVDAMFRQSGVFRENQAVDDRVMDSMDLERERGITIAAKNCSVRWRDVKINIVDTPGHSDFGGEVERAMSMVDGAVLLVDSSEGPLPQTRFVLKKALDAGLPILVVVNKIDRADARPGEVLNEVYDLFIDLGADENQLEFPVLYAVGRDGVASPTLEERGENLHCLFDLIVDRIPGPLFDPSAPFQMLVSDLGYSDYLGRLIIGKIKAGRLQDKTDLLCMGEGGTQTPFRPTRIQAYEGLQLADQQQVEMGDIVVLAGLDKVCIGDTICLKESPVVLPRIDVDEPTVAMRFTINTSPFAGREGKIVQSRKIKERLEKEALTNVAIQVEESEDKDFMIVKGRGEFQLAIIIETMRREGFELGVGRPEVIYRKEGGRLLEPLERVYVDCDEAFMGVVTEKLSIRRGKLVNLSNNGGGRARMEFSAPSRALIGYRDEFLTDTKGTGIMNSLFDGYGEYRGDFPTRFSGSLVSDRQGQAVPYAIFNLEPRGRMFVQPGDAVYEGMIIGEHNRDNDIDVNPTKEKKLTNLRASGKDEAIILTPVLPMTLEKALNFIRDDEMVEVTPLSIRLRKVELSAQKRHTMSARKKKADGKQG
- a CDS encoding NAD(P)/FAD-dependent oxidoreductase: MKRNHDVIIVGGGPAGLFAAFHLAEHSDLKVLLLEKGRGTGTRNCPLTGDQDCVRCKPCNILSGMGGAGLFSDGKLNFIHKLGKTDLTQFMSAGRAMALIDETEAIFNRFGMDGQVYPTDMEAARAIRKDARKFGIDLLVIRQKHLGSDNLPGHIAGMVEHIRSRGVTVTTGEEALDILVENGRAAGVVTTRGEYRADRVILAPGRVGAEWMGQLARRHGLAVTQRGIEVGVRVEVHNEIMQDLCSIIYDPTFFIRTGKYDDLTRTFCTNYGGFIAQENYQDFVCVNGHAYMDTKSTNTNFAFLSKVVLNDPVTDNQSYGESIGRLATLIGGGKPILQRFGDLKRGRRSTWNRIRNSYIEPTLTKVTCGDIAMALPERILANLVDGLEKLNLVVPGVANDETLLYAPEIKFFATQVECGENLETAIRGLYVAGDGPGVAGNIVSAAATGLIPAKSIVAGG